CCGTGGGTCGTGGCCTCGTTGAAGATCACCAGGTCGCCGGCTTTCACGGTGATATGATGGAAGATGTCCTGGTGATCCTCGTAGTGGCGGACGAATCCGGGCATGGGGAAATTCGCCTTGTGACTTCCCGGGATCACGGTCAGCCCGCCGTCGTCCGGATTTACGTCGGTCAGGTAGAACTGGCAGACGATCAGGCCGCTCCGCATGCGTCCGTCGTCGTACATGTAGTAGGTCGACCCGGCGAACATCCCCGTGCTGTTTCCGTGAAAGGGCGTACCCTGGGCGCCCGATTTCGAAGTGAGCACGTCGATGTTATGGTCCAGTTTCCAGCCCCGGCCCATCATGGTATTCAGATAGGGAATCAGTTTCGGGTGGGCGAGCAGGTCGCGAAAGGGCTGGCACCAGGGCTGATCCCAGGTCAGCATGCCTTCGTAGTGAACGTACTGCGTATCGGAGCCCGCCAGCGGAGTGCCGTCCAGCGCGCCGCCCGGTCCGTGCTCGCCGGTCCGGTCGGGATGGGCGTTCAGGGCGTCGTTCAGTGCCCGTACCTCATCGGCGGACAGCAGGTTCCGTACTACGAGAAACCCCTGGAGGTCGTAGAGGTAGTTCTCCCGCTCGCTCATCACGACGAAGTCTTCCGGGTCGCCGAACATGGCCATATCGACCTCCTGGCGAGATGCTCCACCTGGTCGGGTATCCTCCGCGTGGTCGGGTATCCAGTCGCAACGAACGGAAACGGCCCGTTCGTTGCGGTGTCGCCGGACCCTTGTATCGCTTGTTCAGGAATATAGAAAACGAGGGAGCGTAGTCAAAGGTAACATTAAGGTCAGTCGGACCTCCCGGACTGCCCGGACCTCCCGGACTGCCCGGACCTCACGGACTGCCCGGACCTCCCGGACCTCCCGGACCGCCCGCCGAGTCGCCGTGGTGTCCGGACCTCCCTGACTGCCCGCCGAGTCAGCTCATCCTTTACCGTATTGAGTTCCCGCTTGAGTTCGTCCCTACCGGTCTTCGCCTGGTTCCAGAAGAAGATGAAGGCTGATAATAGCGTCGCCGGCGTTATCAGCAGTTGAGCAAGTTCCATGGCCTTCGGTTCCTCTTTCAATCGTGCCGGCAATGCGGCGATTCCCGATGCGATTACGTGTCCGATATGTTTAGTCAGAGAAACCGAAAA
This Gemmatimonadota bacterium DNA region includes the following protein-coding sequences:
- a CDS encoding phytanoyl-CoA dioxygenase family protein, with amino-acid sequence MAMFGDPEDFVVMSERENYLYDLQGFLVVRNLLSADEVRALNDALNAHPDRTGEHGPGGALDGTPLAGSDTQYVHYEGMLTWDQPWCQPFRDLLAHPKLIPYLNTMMGRGWKLDHNIDVLTSKSGAQGTPFHGNSTGMFAGSTYYMYDDGRMRSGLIVCQFYLTDVNPDDGGLTVIPGSHKANFPMPGFVRHYEDHQDIFHHITVKAGDLVIFNEATTHGALPWKGAGERRCVLHRYIPKFMHYEGGVYETRLPEWTKELTEAQRAVLEPPYIYNRPLIEDDGESIVRPRREGI